From a region of the Ammospiza nelsoni isolate bAmmNel1 chromosome 26, bAmmNel1.pri, whole genome shotgun sequence genome:
- the LOC132084276 gene encoding parathyroid hormone/parathyroid hormone-related peptide receptor-like, whose protein sequence is MGTSGTVRGILVTLLCCCLLSSALVDPDDVLTKEEQIYLLVEAKEKCQRDIKAQLEKIKDPSCPPEWDGIICWPRGSPSQEVSVPCPDYIYDFNHKGHAYRYCSAYGTWAMALSINKTWANYTECALLFSSESRSHQKEVFDRLHLMYTVGYSISLASLIVAVCILSYFKRLHCTRNYIHVHLFTSFICRALSIFLKDLVLYSGTAPSDADRREDDFRAPLPGQRAHLVGCKVVVTLFLYFLATNHYWILVEGLYLHSLIFMAFLSNKNYLWVLIIIGWGLPAVFVSIWASVRASLADTQCWDLSAGNMKWIYQVPILAAVVVNFFLFLNIVRVLASKLWESTTGKLDPRQQYRQLLKSTLVLMPLFGVHYVVFMATPYTEVSGLLWQIQMHYEMLFNSSQGFFVAFIYCFCNGEVQAEIKKAHFRRLLALHLGQPARPGSCCCAGRGCRAPQSLSTSLAGRAAGGTRGTLLPNRPRPPGSVPGSIPAQELSQRGRGEHTGDLTELTQCHPKPSKELETML, encoded by the exons ATGGGGACATCTGGCACTGTGAGAGGCATCCTGGTGactctcctctgctgctgcctcctgagctCGGCTCTG GTCGATCCTGATGATGTTCTCACGAAAGAAGAGCAGATCTATCTCCTGGTGGAGGCCAAGGAAAAGTGTCAGAGGGACATAAAGGCCCAGCTGGAGAAGATCAAAG ACCCCAGCTGCCCTCCAGAGTGGGATGGGATCATCTGCTGGCCAAGGGGCTCCCCCAGCCAGGAGGTGTCAGTGCCTTGCCCTGATTACATCTACGACTTCAACCACAAAG GTCACGCCTACAGGTACTGCAGTGCCTATGGGACCTGGGCCATGGCTCTCAGCATCAACAAGACCTGGGCCAACTACACCGAGTGTGCCCTGCTCTTCTCCTCCGAGAGCCGGAGCCACCAGAAG GAGGTGTTTGACCGCCTGCACCTCATGTACACCGTGGGCTACTCCATCTCCCTGGCCTCCCTCATCGTCGCTGTCTGCATCCTCTCCTACTTCAA GCGCCTGCACTGCACACGGAATTACATCCACGTGCACCTCTTCACCTCCTTCATCTGCCGGGCCCTCAGCATCTTCCTGAAGGACCTGGTGCTCTACTCGGGCACGGCGCCCAGCGATGCCGACAGGAGGGAGGACGACTTCAGGGCTCCCTTGCCAGGACAGCGGGCACACCTG GTTGGCTGCAAGGTGGTGGTGACTCTGTTCCTCTATTTTCTGGCCACCAACCACTACTGGATCCTGGTGGAAGGTCTCTACCTGCACAGCCTGATCTTCATGGCCTTCCTCTCCAACAAGAACTACCTGTGGGTCCTCATCATCATTGGCTGGG gtctccctgctgtgtttgtgtccATCTGGGCCAGCGTCAGGGCCTCGCTGGCAGACACACA GTGCTGGGACCTCAGTGCAGGGAACATGAAGTGGATTTATCAGGTCCCCATCCTGGCTGCAGTCGTG GtgaacttcttcctcttcctcaacATCGTCCGGGTGTTGGCCTCCAAGCTCTGGGAGAGCACCACGGGCAAGCTGGACCCCAGGCAGCAGTACAGGCAA CTGCTCAAGTCCACGCTGGTGCTGATGCCGCTTTTCGGAGTGCACTACGTGGTGTTCATGGCCACGCCCTACACCGAGGTCTCCGGGCTCCTGTGGCAGATCCAGATGCACTACGAGATGCTCTTTAACTCCTCCCAG GGTTTCTTTGTGGCTTTTATCTACTGCTTTTGCAATGGGGAG gTGCAGGCCGAGATCAAGAAGGCTCATTTCCGCAGGCTCCTGGCGCTGCACCTGGGGCAGCCGGCGCGGcccgggagctgctgctgcgccggccggggctgccgggcCCCGCAGAGcctcagcaccagcctggcGGGGCGGGCAGCGGGCGGCACCCGGGGGACGCTGCTCCCGaaccggccccgcccgcccggctccgtccccggctccatccccgcgCAGGAACTGAGCCAGAGGGGCCGGGGGGAACACACGGGGGATTTGACAGAGCTGACTCAGTGCCACCCCAAGCCCAGCAAGGAGCTGGAGACGATGCTGTGA
- the DDX42 gene encoding ATP-dependent RNA helicase DDX42 isoform X2: protein MAENPTAGVVQEEEEDNLEYDSDGNPIAPSKKIIDPLPPIDHSEIEYPPFEKNFYDEHEEITSLTPQQVVELRHKLNLRVSGAAPPRPGSSFAHFGFDEQLMHQIRKSEYTQPTPIQCQGVPVALSGRDMIGIAKTGSGKTAAFIWPMLIHIMDQKELEPGDGPIAVIVCPTRELCQQIHSECKRFGKAYNLRSVAVYGGGSMWEQAKALQEGAEIVVCTPGRLIDHVKKKATNLQRVTYLVFDEADRMFDMGFEYQVRSIASHVRPDRQTLLFSATFRKKIEKLARDILIDPIRVVQGDIGEANEDVTQIVEIFPSGPSKWNWLTRRLVEFTSSGSVLLFVTKKANAEELANNLKQEDHNLGLLHGDMDQSERNKVISEFKKKGIPILVATDVAARGLDIPSIKTVINYDVARDIDTHTHRIGRTGRAGEKGVAYTLLTPKDSNFAGDLVRNLEGANQHVSKELLDLAMQNPWFRKSRFKGGKGKKLNIGGGGLGYRERPGLGSENTDRGNNNSVMSNYEAYKPSTGAMGDRLTAMKAAFQSQYKSHFVAASLNNQKTGSSAAGASGWTSAGSLNSVPTSSAQQSAANPESPMAATAAAKGVPGFTSTGSLSSVPPFPSTGAQGFNSTNSSASSREGGSGGIARERYNDSRNSRHGEAPRRAEGSAGRGEGAGGRGEGSGGRFTEGQRFNDGQRFNDGQRFNEGQRFNDGQRFNDGQRFTEGQRFSDGQRFSDGQRFNDGQRFNDGQRFNDGQRFNDGQRFNDGQRFNDGQRFNDGQRFTEGQRFNDGQRFNEGQRFNEGQRFSDGQRFNEGQRFNDGQRFTEGQRYDGQRYSEGQRYTDGQRFSEGQRHGEGGGRHSDPSRHGDGRHGDVHRHGEGRHFSDLPGTNRNNGDSRNSESRNGENRKEANSRDNKTDGFAVPEPPKRKKSRWDS from the exons gtgtctggggctgctcctccaaGGCCTGGCAGTAGTTTTGCTCATTTTGGGTTTGATGAGCAACTTATGCATCAGATTAGGAAATCTGAATATACCCAACCCACTCCAATCCAATGTCAG GGTGTTCCAGTGGCACTAAGTGGCAGAGACATGATTGGCATAGCCAAGACTGGAAGTGGGAAAACAGCTGCTTTCATCTGGCCCATGCTGATCCACATCATGGATCAGAAGGAGCTGGAACCAGGGGATGGTCCCATCGCAGTGATCGTCTGCCCAAccagggagctctgccagcag ATCCACTCGGAGTGCAAGCGCTTTGGCAAAGCCTACAACCTGCGCTCGGTGGCTGTGTACGGAGGAGGGAGCATGTGGGAGCAAGCCAAGGCCCTGCAGGAGGGGGCAGAGATCGTGGTCTGCACACCT GGTCGTTTGATTGATCATGTGAAAAAGAAAGCTACAAACCTGCAGAGAGTCACTTACCTTGTGTTTGATGAAGCTGACAGAATGTTTGATATGGGATTTG AATACCAGGTCAGATCAATCGCGAGCCACGTCCGTCCTGACAGACAGA CCCTGTTGTTCAGTGCCACGTTCCGTAAGAAAATTGAGAAATTGGCTCGGGACATCCTGATCGACCCAATTCGGGTTGTGCAAGGAGACATTGGAGAG GCAAATGAAGATGTCACTCAGATTGTGGAGATTTTCCCCTCTGGGCCCAGCAAGTGGAACTGGCTGACGCGGCGCCTGGTGGAGTTCACGTCCTCGGGGAGCGTCCTCCTCTTTGTCACCAAGAAAGCCAACGCAGAGGAACTGGCCAATAACCTCAAGCAGGAGGATCATaacctggggctgctccatggGGACATGGACCAGAGCGAGAGGAATAAAGTCATTTCAGAATTTAAGAAAAAGGGGATCCCCATCCTGGTAGCTACTGATGTGGCAG CTCGAGGCTTGGATATCCCTTCCATCAAGACTGTCATCAACTACGACGTGGCTCGGGACATCGACACGCACACGCACCGCATCGGCCGCACCGGCCGCGCGGGGGAGAAGGGGGTGGCCTACACCCTGCTGACCCCCAAGGACAGCAACTTCGCTGGGGACCTCGTCAGGAACCTGGAGGGTGCCAACCAGCACGTCTCCAAAGAGCTGCTGGATTTGGCAATGCAG AACCCGTGGTTCCGGAAATCCCGTTTTAAAGGAGGGAAGGGCAAGAAGCTGAATATTGGTGGTGGTGGCCTGGGGTACCGTGAGCGCCCCGGGCTGGGCTCAGAAAATACT GACCGTGGAAACAACAACAGTGTGATGAGCAACTATGAGGCCTACAAGCCATCCACAGGGGCCATGGGGGACAGGCTGACAGCAATGAAAGCAGCTTTCCAG TCCCAGTACAAGAGTCACTTTGTTGCTGCAAGTTTAAATAACCAAAAGACTGGGAGCTCTGCCGCTGGTGCCAGCGGCTGGACCAGCGCCGGGAGCCTGAACTCCGTCCCGACGAGTTCGGCGCAGCAAAGCGCCGCCAATCCCGAGAGCCCCATGGCAGCCACGGCGGCGGCAAAGGGAGTGCCAGGCTTCACCAGCACGGGCAGCCTGAGCAGCGTGCCCCCCTTCCCGAGCACCGGAGCGCAGGGCTTCaacagcacaaacagcagcGCCAGCAGCCGGGAGGGCGGCAGCGGTGGCATCGCCAGAGAACGGTACAACGACAGCCGCAACAGTCGGCACGGCGAGGCCCCGCGGCGCGCTGAGGGCAGTGCTGGCCGAGGGGAGGGTGCTGGTGGCCGAGGGGAGGGCAGTGGTGGCCGCTTCACCGAGGGCCAGCGCTTTAACGATGGTCAGCGTTTCAATGATGGCCAACGCTTTAACGAGGGCCAACGCTTCAATGATGGTCAGCGCTTCAACGATGGCCAGCGTTTTACTGAAGGCCAACGCTTCAGCGATGGTCAGCGCTTCAGCGATGGTCAGCGCTTCAATGATGGTCAACGCTTTAATGATGGTCAGCGCTTCAACGATGGCCAGCGCTTCAACGATGGCCAACGCTTCAACGATGGCCAACGCTTCAACGATGGTCAGCGCTTCAACGATGGCCAGCGTTTCACCGAGGGCCAGCGCTTCAATGATGGCCAACGCTTTAATGAGGGCCAGCGCTTTAATGAGGGCCAGCGCTTCAGCGATGGTCAGCGCTTTAATGAGGGCCAGCGCTTCAATGATGGTCAGCGTTTCACTGAGGGCCAGCGCTACGATGGCCAACGCTACAGTGAGGGCCAGCGTTACACCGATGGGCAGCGCTTCAGCGAGGGCCAGCGCCACGGCGAGGGCGGCGGCCGGCACAGTGACCCCTCCCGTCACGGCGACGGCCGCCACGGTGACGTCCATCGCCACGGCGAGGGCCGGCACTTCAGCGACTTGCCGGGCACCAACCGCAACAACGGCGACAGCAGGAACAGCGAGAGCAGGAATGGGGAGAACAGGAAGGAGGCCAACAGCCGAGACAACAAGACAGATGGCTTTGCTGTCCCAGAGCCCCCAAAACGGAAGAAGAGCCGGTGGGACAGTTAA